A stretch of Coleofasciculaceae cyanobacterium DNA encodes these proteins:
- a CDS encoding pentapeptide repeat-containing protein, protein MTVDTIRAGQEKHFPGIDLEDEDLTDCQLEKINLAGANLVGVDFSRSNLKGARLDGANLLGADLKLTDLRANLLGANLMQADLSSADLRGSNLRGANLMGAKLAQASLSGAFLSGANLTGVNLKGVDLRGTDLRGVNLNSANLKGANLSQADLQGANLSESNLEETDLRGANLAGANLTGANLLCAELEGSNIDGANLERACVLGTVIAK, encoded by the coding sequence ATGACCGTAGATACCATCCGCGCAGGACAAGAAAAGCATTTTCCCGGGATAGATTTAGAAGATGAAGATTTGACTGACTGCCAGCTAGAAAAAATTAATTTAGCTGGAGCAAATTTGGTTGGAGTAGATTTTTCTCGCTCTAACCTCAAAGGAGCAAGATTAGATGGAGCAAACCTGTTGGGCGCAGATTTAAAACTTACAGATTTGCGGGCGAACCTTTTGGGTGCAAACTTAATGCAGGCAGATTTAAGTAGTGCCGACTTACGCGGTAGCAACCTGAGAGGAGCAAATTTAATGGGGGCTAAATTGGCCCAGGCTTCTTTATCTGGAGCATTCTTAAGCGGAGCAAATTTAACAGGGGTAAATCTCAAGGGAGTAGACTTGCGTGGTACAGATTTACGGGGGGTAAATCTTAACAGTGCTAATCTTAAGGGAGCAAATTTATCTCAGGCAGATCTCCAGGGTGCAAACCTGAGCGAAAGCAACTTAGAAGAAACCGACTTACGGGGCGCAAACTTAGCTGGGGCAAATTTAACGGGGGCAAACTTACTCTGTGCTGAACTAGAAGGTAGTAATATCGATGGGGCGAACCTAGAGCGAGCTTGCGTTTTAGGAACTGTGATCGCCAAATAA
- a CDS encoding DICT sensory domain-containing protein — MLEGSILQRLDEAHRHGKRPLNLGVYYKNTLVALCHALEDFILDSKSAPLMITAFQRGKWYLEEADRYNDLADKSEHVTILATPDSGFDNHPTSKKENVALVHLQPQDPVAEEWHLIILSPTYTAMVLCQELSDADYGVNKPKEDLERKFYGFWTFEPKLVRETVEIAIAHIKSYEPKLADLMTAKVARMTAESATRQRDNLDAVVSQVVRYLQNSRKILKQPQQAAGFRGFQDLSENIVSNEMQAFLRMAQLLDATDVSNPMAASEVAAMAEAMSQLLDLPAWQAKRLYLSGLLHRVGLPEVTKERNKQSQALKEAFEQNQPASKASVLRVMPQLEAVSRILTHQREAWNGSGIPAGLSYDSIPLESRIICLLADFQQKMKAYKQYSLDKNPMTQALADCQALAGKRYDPKLLDALSLLVMGMQQGMTLEAYRPKIATGMWLVDSNNASKNKTASS, encoded by the coding sequence ATGCTGGAAGGTTCAATATTACAAAGATTAGATGAAGCTCATCGCCATGGCAAACGGCCATTAAATCTAGGTGTTTATTATAAAAATACTTTGGTTGCGCTCTGCCATGCTTTAGAAGATTTTATCTTAGATTCTAAAAGTGCCCCCTTGATGATAACAGCCTTTCAGCGTGGCAAATGGTATTTAGAAGAAGCCGATCGCTATAATGATTTGGCTGATAAATCCGAACACGTCACTATTTTGGCTACTCCAGATTCTGGGTTTGATAATCACCCCACTAGCAAGAAAGAAAACGTGGCGTTAGTTCATCTCCAGCCACAAGATCCCGTTGCCGAAGAGTGGCACTTGATAATTCTTTCTCCTACTTATACGGCAATGGTACTATGCCAGGAATTATCCGACGCAGACTATGGGGTAAACAAGCCAAAAGAAGATTTGGAACGCAAATTCTACGGCTTTTGGACATTTGAACCCAAATTAGTCCGCGAAACTGTAGAAATAGCGATCGCTCATATCAAAAGCTATGAGCCAAAATTAGCCGATTTGATGACTGCTAAAGTAGCTAGAATGACCGCCGAGTCTGCTACTAGACAAAGAGATAACTTGGATGCGGTGGTTTCTCAGGTAGTTAGATATCTTCAGAACTCCCGTAAAATACTGAAGCAACCACAGCAGGCTGCTGGCTTTAGAGGCTTCCAAGATTTGAGTGAAAATATTGTTTCTAATGAGATGCAGGCTTTTTTACGCATGGCTCAGCTGCTGGATGCTACTGATGTCAGTAATCCGATGGCAGCTTCAGAAGTCGCAGCAATGGCAGAAGCAATGTCACAACTGCTCGATCTGCCTGCATGGCAAGCTAAGAGATTATATTTATCTGGTTTGTTACATCGTGTTGGGTTACCTGAGGTGACAAAAGAGCGCAACAAACAGTCTCAAGCCTTAAAAGAAGCTTTTGAGCAGAATCAACCTGCTTCTAAAGCATCAGTGTTGCGAGTAATGCCTCAATTAGAGGCGGTTTCGAGAATTTTGACTCATCAAAGAGAAGCTTGGAATGGCTCAGGCATTCCCGCCGGATTATCGTACGATTCCATTCCCTTAGAGTCGCGAATTATTTGTTTGCTGGCAGACTTTCAACAAAAAATGAAGGCTTATAAGCAGTATTCCTTGGATAAAAATCCGATGACTCAAGCCTTGGCAGATTGTCAGGCTCTAGCAGGTAAGCGATACGATCCTAAACTGTTAGACGCTTTATCTCTCTTGGTAATGGGAATGCAGCAGGGAATGACTCTAGAGGCATATAGACCCAAAATTGCTACGGGAATGTGGCTAGTAGATTCTAATAATGCCAGTAAAAATAAAACCGCATCTTCTTAA
- a CDS encoding FAD-dependent oxidoreductase produces MSLNQIYDVLIVGAGPVGLATAIALLQRGIDNILIIDQTRSFRQTGQVVDILPNGLKALKYINEDAYQQIKTTGLEFIQARRHNSEGKEKKATQKRFWRQKNLQGKVVR; encoded by the coding sequence ATGAGTTTAAACCAAATCTACGATGTTTTGATTGTTGGTGCAGGTCCAGTAGGATTGGCCACAGCGATCGCTCTACTTCAACGTGGCATAGATAATATCTTGATAATCGACCAAACTCGTAGTTTTCGGCAAACGGGGCAAGTAGTTGATATTTTGCCCAACGGTTTAAAAGCACTCAAGTATATCAATGAAGATGCTTATCAGCAAATAAAAACAACAGGTTTAGAATTTATTCAAGCTCGTCGCCACAATAGCGAGGGCAAAGAAAAAAAAGCGACTCAAAAAAGATTTTGGCGTCAAAAAAACTTGCAGGGTAAAGTTGTTCGCTAA